In Anseongella ginsenosidimutans, one genomic interval encodes:
- a CDS encoding BlaI/MecI/CopY family transcriptional regulator yields the protein MTKLTLQEEEAMQVIWQTGGGVIKDFLELLKKPRPPYTTLASTVKNLEKKGYVKARKAGNTNWYEPALPESEYKRSFMSGFVEDYFKNSYKELVTFFAKDQKISPEELKEIIHMIEKKK from the coding sequence ATGACAAAACTCACTTTACAGGAAGAAGAAGCCATGCAAGTAATATGGCAAACAGGCGGCGGCGTAATAAAGGATTTCCTGGAACTGCTGAAAAAACCCCGACCTCCCTACACTACCCTGGCTTCCACAGTAAAAAATCTTGAAAAAAAGGGCTATGTAAAGGCGCGCAAAGCCGGTAATACCAACTGGTATGAACCTGCGCTTCCGGAATCTGAGTACAAACGGTCCTTCATGTCAGGTTTTGTAGAAGATTATTTTAAGAATTCCTACAAGGAACTGGTCACGTTCTTTGCCAAGGACCAGAAAATTTCCCCGGAAGAATTGAAGGAGATCATTCATATGATCGAAAAGAAAAAATAA
- the mqnE gene encoding aminofutalosine synthase MqnE — MEKATEQPNLLFNESQLSEDLYAIALKVQNGERLTFDEGVTLYEKGSLGYLGILANFIRERLHGHRTYFNRNFHIEPTNLCVFTCKFCSYSRLLKQESEGWVMSKEQIWHLVDGYKDQPVTEVHIVGGVHPKQNLEFYCELFEGIRKRRPELHIKALTPVEMEYIFRKAKVSYSDGMKRLKDAGLQSMPGGGAEIFDEEIREKICADKCTSQQWLEIHEAAHELGMKTNATMLYGHIEEYRHRVDHMERLRQLQDKTGGFQAFIPLKFRNKQNEMADVPEVSVVEDLRNYAVSRIYLDNFPHIKSYWAMIGRSTAQLSLNFGVSDIDGTIDDTTKIYSMAGAEEQHPRMTTTELVELIRQVGRRPLERDTLYHVIRDYNTGEQEAVQPEPDRLSLN, encoded by the coding sequence ATGGAGAAAGCCACGGAGCAGCCGAACTTACTTTTTAATGAAAGCCAGCTTTCGGAAGATCTGTATGCTATTGCTTTAAAGGTACAAAACGGGGAACGCCTGACCTTCGATGAAGGCGTTACTCTCTATGAAAAAGGAAGCCTGGGTTACCTGGGTATACTGGCCAATTTCATTCGGGAACGACTGCACGGACATCGTACTTATTTTAACAGGAATTTTCATATTGAGCCTACCAACCTTTGTGTATTCACCTGTAAGTTTTGCTCTTATTCGCGCTTACTTAAACAGGAAAGCGAAGGATGGGTGATGAGTAAAGAGCAGATCTGGCATCTCGTGGACGGATATAAAGATCAGCCCGTGACTGAAGTGCATATCGTGGGCGGAGTACATCCTAAGCAGAACCTCGAATTTTACTGCGAGTTGTTTGAAGGGATCAGAAAGCGCAGGCCGGAACTGCATATCAAAGCGCTTACCCCTGTGGAGATGGAATATATCTTTCGCAAGGCGAAAGTTTCCTACAGCGATGGAATGAAGCGATTAAAAGACGCAGGATTACAATCCATGCCGGGCGGAGGCGCCGAAATTTTTGATGAAGAAATAAGGGAAAAGATCTGCGCCGATAAATGTACCAGCCAGCAATGGCTAGAAATACATGAAGCGGCCCATGAATTGGGGATGAAAACGAATGCCACCATGCTGTACGGACATATTGAGGAGTATCGACACCGGGTAGACCACATGGAACGCCTTCGGCAGCTGCAGGACAAAACCGGGGGATTCCAGGCCTTTATACCCCTTAAATTCAGGAATAAACAGAACGAGATGGCGGATGTCCCGGAGGTTTCCGTCGTGGAAGATCTTCGAAATTATGCGGTGTCCAGGATCTATCTTGATAATTTTCCGCATATAAAATCCTATTGGGCCATGATAGGGCGTTCTACTGCACAACTTTCACTTAATTTCGGAGTGAGTGATATTGACGGCACCATTGACGATACCACGAAGATTTATTCGATGGCTGGCGCGGAGGAACAGCATCCGCGGATGACGACCACCGAGCTGGTAGAACTTATTCGGCAGGTAGGGCGCCGTCCATTGGAACGGGATACCTTATACCACGTGATCCGGGATTATAACACCGGTGAACAGGAAGCCGTCCAGCCGGAGCCGGACCGCCTGTCGCTCAATTAA
- a CDS encoding histidine phosphatase family protein: MEDLKTFYIIRHGETDYNRMGIVQGRGVDTDLNETGRMQAQRFYEAYSDVAFDKIYTSKLKRTHQTVQLFIDRGIAWEQLPGLDELDWGNNEGQDAGSDTMKEFYNVAEQWARGAYEVAIPGGESALDVAARQEEALQHMLSRENEKTVLVCMHGRAMRILMCRLTGSELSEMDRFPHQNLSLYKLSFDGQGFEVLDFNDLAHLYE, translated from the coding sequence ATGGAAGACTTGAAGACCTTTTATATTATCCGACACGGAGAAACAGATTATAACCGGATGGGCATTGTGCAGGGGCGGGGAGTGGATACAGACCTGAATGAGACCGGACGGATGCAGGCGCAGCGTTTCTATGAAGCCTACTCGGACGTGGCCTTTGATAAGATCTACACCTCCAAATTAAAACGAACGCATCAGACGGTCCAGCTTTTTATTGACCGGGGTATTGCCTGGGAACAGCTTCCGGGACTGGATGAACTGGACTGGGGCAATAACGAAGGCCAGGACGCTGGTTCTGATACGATGAAGGAATTTTATAATGTAGCGGAACAATGGGCCCGGGGCGCATACGAAGTAGCCATACCGGGAGGGGAGAGCGCGCTGGATGTTGCCGCCAGGCAGGAAGAGGCGCTTCAGCATATGCTTTCCCGGGAAAATGAAAAAACCGTATTGGTTTGTATGCATGGGCGGGCTATGCGCATCTTGATGTGCCGGCTTACCGGCAGCGAGCTGAGCGAAATGGACCGTTTTCCGCACCAGAACCTCTCCCTGTACAAGTTAAGCTTTGACGGGCAGGGCTTTGAGGTGCTTGATTTTAATGATTTAGCGCATCTTTATGAGTAA